A window from Balaenoptera musculus isolate JJ_BM4_2016_0621 chromosome 8, mBalMus1.pri.v3, whole genome shotgun sequence encodes these proteins:
- the COLCA2 gene encoding colorectal cancer-associated protein 2, whose amino-acid sequence GCLSPEKPKVYQGVRVKITVKELLQQRRAHQAASGGTLSGGNNVHLSDPVPPSSAGQYFEPEPIPSTPNYFQPREFSSCVSCEENPGFLDQIFDSYLQTETHPDPSPNSMQSTPHYFPDSFQAAPFCFNQSLTPGWPSDSSTLSGSLDCSYSPVQLPAYTLENYDSAPSLDTRNWGYASEDYSYPHLPSHTQCNRSSSAAASVCCSACCEAEHSDTFRASECFSYPSTDYGTFTPSAAASSDFCRREANWDICYS is encoded by the exons GGTTGCCTTTCCCCAGAAAAACCTAAGGTGTATCAAGGTGTCCGGGTGAAGATCACAGTGAAGGAGCTGCTGCAGCAGAGAAGGGCACACCAGGCAGCCTCGGGGGGAACC CTGTCCGGAGGCAACAATGTCCACCTTTCAGACCCAGTCCCACCATCTTCTGCAG gACAGTATTTTGAGCCTGAACCAATTCCTTCCACACCCAATTATTTCCAACCCCGAGAATTTTCCAGTTGTGTTTCTTGTGAAGAAAATCCAGGCTTCCTCGACCAGATATTTGATTCCTACCTTCAGACAGAGACACACCCGGACCCTTCGCCCAATTCCATGCAAAGTACTCCACACTATTTCCCAGACAGCTTCCAGGCTGCCCCTTTCTGCTTTAACCAGAGCCTG ACCCCAGGATGGCCTTCGGATTCCTCCACTCTCTCTGGTTCCTTGGACTGCAGTTACTCTCCTGTTCAGCTACCTGCATACACTCTGGAGAATTACGACTCTGCCCCTTCTCTGGACACCAGAAACTGGGGCTATGCCTCGGAAGACTACTCCTACCCTCACCTGCCCTCACACACCCAGTGCAACCGCTCCTCCTCTGCCGCCGCCTCTGTCTGCTGCTCTGCATGCTGCGAGGCGGAGCACTCGGACACCTTCAGAGCTTCAGAGTGTTTTTCTTACCCCAGCACAGACTATGGGACCTTCACGCCCTCAGCAGCAGCAAGCAGTGATTTCTGTAGGAGGGAAGCAAACTGGGACATCTGCTATAGTTAA